Proteins encoded together in one Bacteroides ovatus window:
- a CDS encoding OmpA family protein: MNMRKSIILLAFILGGFTVANAQSVVEGTKLTDNWSVGVNAGGVTPLTHSAFFKGMRPTFGVGVSKQLTPIFGLGFQGMGYINTTSSKTAFDASDVSVLGKVNLMNLFASYTGEPRLFEVEAVAGMGWLHYYVNGDGDQNSWSTRLGLNFNFNLGESKAWTLGIKPAIVYDMQGTYPETKSRFNANNAGFELTAGLTYHFKTSNGTHHFAKVRVYNQAEIDGLNSSINALRADVNNKDGEISNANQRINGLQEELEACRTKVVPVETVVKTARVPESIITFRQGKSSVDASQLPNVERVASYLKKYADSKVVIKGYASPEGSVEVNARIAAARAEAVKTILVNKYKISASRITAEGQGVGDMFTEPDWNRVSICTIED; this comes from the coding sequence ATGAATATGAGAAAATCTATTATTTTATTAGCTTTTATATTGGGTGGCTTTACAGTAGCAAATGCCCAATCAGTTGTAGAAGGTACCAAACTTACAGATAATTGGTCTGTCGGAGTAAATGCCGGTGGAGTTACTCCCCTTACTCACAGTGCTTTCTTTAAAGGTATGCGTCCCACTTTTGGAGTGGGAGTCTCAAAGCAATTAACTCCTATCTTCGGTTTGGGATTCCAAGGAATGGGATATATCAATACCACATCCAGTAAAACGGCTTTCGATGCTTCGGATGTCAGCGTATTGGGTAAAGTCAATTTGATGAATCTATTTGCAAGTTACACTGGCGAACCTCGTTTGTTTGAAGTGGAAGCTGTGGCCGGAATGGGTTGGTTACATTATTATGTGAATGGCGATGGCGATCAGAACTCCTGGTCTACGCGTTTGGGATTGAATTTCAATTTCAACTTGGGTGAAAGTAAAGCATGGACATTAGGAATCAAACCTGCCATTGTGTATGATATGCAAGGTACTTACCCTGAAACAAAGAGCCGTTTCAATGCTAATAACGCAGGTTTTGAGTTGACAGCCGGATTGACATATCACTTTAAGACAAGTAACGGAACACATCATTTTGCCAAAGTGAGAGTATATAATCAAGCCGAAATTGACGGACTGAACTCTTCAATCAATGCACTTCGTGCAGATGTAAACAACAAAGATGGTGAGATCAGCAATGCAAACCAACGTATCAACGGATTGCAGGAAGAACTTGAAGCATGCCGCACAAAAGTGGTTCCGGTGGAGACTGTAGTGAAAACCGCCCGTGTACCTGAATCTATCATTACTTTCAGACAAGGTAAATCGTCAGTTGACGCTTCACAACTTCCTAATGTGGAACGTGTAGCTTCTTACCTGAAGAAATATGCTGATTCTAAAGTGGTTATTAAGGGATACGCTTCTCCGGAAGGTAGTGTTGAAGTGAATGCCAGAATTGCCGCAGCACGTGCAGAAGCTGTAAAAACGATCTTGGTCAACAAGTATAAAATCAGTGCATCTCGTATCACTGCTGAAGGTCAGGGTGTAGGCGATATGTTTACTGAACCGGATTGGAACCGTGTAAGTATATGTACTATTGAAGATTAA
- the nrdD gene encoding anaerobic ribonucleoside-triphosphate reductase, with product MISSEIFIIKRDGKKEAFSLDKIKNAISKAFLSVGSFATQDVITNVLSRVSISDGTNVEEIQNQVEVALMAEHYYSVAKAYMLYRQKHLEDREVRDKLKFLMDYCDASNPASGSKYDANANVENKNIATLIGELPKSNFIRLNRRLLTDRLRDMYGKEASDRYLELLNHHFIYKNDETNLANYCASITMYPWLIAGTTAVGGNSTAPTNLKSFCGGFINMVFIVSSMLSGACATPEFLMYMNYFIGLEYGQDYYKHPDKLADLSLKQRSIDKIITDCFEQIVYSINQPTGARNFQAVFWNVAYYDKYYFNSLFEHFVFPDGSKPDWDSLSWLQKRFMKWFNKERTRTVLTFPVETMALLTKDGDVLDKEYGDFTAEMYAEGHSFFTYMSDNADSLSSCCRLRNEIQDNGFSYTLGAGGVSTGSKSVLTINLNRCIQHAVKSGILYPFFLEEVVDLVHKVQLAYNENLKLLQAKGMLPLFDAGYINMSRQYLTIGVNGLVEAAQFMGIDINDNPKYEAFVQEILGMIEKYNKKYRTKEVLFNCEMIPAENVGVKHAKWDKEAGFQTYRECYNSYFYIVEDKSLNIVDKFRLHGHRYIEHLTGGSALHMNLEEHLSKEQYRQLLRVAATEGCNYFTFNIPNTVCNKCHHIDKRYLHECPECHSENVDYLTRVIGYMKRISNFSQARQKEADLRYYAPVR from the coding sequence ATGATTAGTTCGGAGATATTCATTATCAAAAGAGACGGGAAAAAAGAAGCTTTTTCCCTCGACAAAATCAAAAATGCCATATCCAAGGCATTTTTATCAGTAGGTAGTTTTGCTACACAAGATGTGATAACCAATGTGTTAAGCCGTGTCAGTATCAGTGACGGAACAAACGTAGAGGAAATCCAAAACCAGGTGGAAGTCGCCTTGATGGCAGAACATTATTACAGCGTGGCCAAAGCGTATATGCTGTATCGTCAAAAACATTTGGAAGACCGTGAAGTCAGAGACAAACTTAAATTCCTCATGGATTATTGCGATGCTTCCAACCCTGCCAGCGGTAGCAAGTACGATGCCAACGCCAATGTGGAAAACAAGAATATCGCCACGCTGATAGGAGAACTGCCCAAATCCAATTTCATCCGCCTCAACCGCCGCCTGCTGACAGACCGTTTGAGGGATATGTATGGTAAAGAGGCTTCCGACCGTTATTTGGAACTCCTGAATCATCACTTCATCTACAAAAATGATGAAACCAATCTGGCGAACTACTGTGCCAGTATTACTATGTATCCCTGGCTGATAGCAGGAACAACAGCAGTAGGAGGCAATTCTACCGCCCCGACCAATCTGAAATCCTTCTGCGGAGGATTTATCAACATGGTATTTATCGTATCCAGTATGCTAAGCGGCGCATGTGCCACTCCTGAATTCCTGATGTACATGAACTATTTCATTGGTTTGGAATACGGACAGGACTATTATAAACATCCGGATAAACTGGCAGACTTGTCTCTGAAACAAAGATCGATCGATAAAATCATCACAGACTGTTTCGAGCAAATCGTATATTCCATCAACCAGCCTACGGGTGCCCGCAATTTCCAAGCAGTTTTCTGGAATGTGGCTTATTATGACAAGTATTATTTCAATAGCCTTTTCGAGCACTTTGTTTTCCCCGACGGAAGCAAACCCGACTGGGATTCGCTTAGCTGGTTGCAGAAGCGTTTTATGAAATGGTTTAATAAGGAGCGTACACGCACCGTTCTGACATTCCCTGTAGAGACAATGGCACTCCTGACCAAAGACGGCGATGTACTGGATAAGGAATATGGCGACTTCACCGCTGAAATGTATGCCGAAGGACATTCATTCTTCACCTATATGAGTGACAATGCCGACTCTTTGAGTAGCTGCTGCCGTCTACGTAATGAAATACAGGACAATGGCTTTAGTTATACACTGGGAGCCGGAGGAGTCTCTACCGGTTCGAAGAGCGTGTTGACCATCAATCTGAACCGTTGTATACAGCATGCTGTGAAATCAGGTATCCTCTACCCTTTCTTCCTGGAAGAAGTAGTAGACCTAGTTCACAAAGTACAGCTTGCCTATAATGAGAACCTGAAATTATTGCAGGCAAAGGGTATGTTACCTTTGTTTGATGCGGGTTATATCAATATGAGCCGCCAATATCTGACTATCGGCGTGAACGGACTGGTGGAAGCAGCCCAATTTATGGGAATCGACATCAACGACAATCCGAAATACGAGGCTTTTGTGCAGGAGATTCTCGGCATGATTGAGAAATACAATAAGAAATATCGTACCAAAGAAGTACTTTTCAACTGCGAAATGATTCCTGCCGAAAATGTGGGTGTGAAACACGCGAAATGGGACAAGGAAGCCGGATTCCAGACTTACCGCGAATGTTACAACAGCTATTTCTATATTGTAGAAGACAAATCGCTGAACATTGTCGATAAATTCCGCCTGCACGGGCATCGTTATATCGAGCATCTGACGGGTGGTTCGGCTTTGCACATGAATCTGGAAGAGCATCTTAGCAAAGAGCAATACCGGCAGTTGCTTCGTGTTGCCGCTACCGAAGGTTGCAACTACTTCACATTCAATATTCCGAATACAGTATGTAACAAATGCCATCATATCGACAAACGGTATTTGCATGAATGTCCCGAATGTCACAGCGAGAATGTGGATTATCTGACCCGCGTCATCGGATATATGAAGCGTATCAGCAATTTCTCCCAAGCACGGCAAAAGGAGGCCGATTTAAGATATTATGCTCCGGTACGCTGA
- the nrdG gene encoding anaerobic ribonucleoside-triphosphate reductase activating protein: MLRYADYDIVFQEIPDEVTLAINLSNCPNHCKGCHSAYLMEDVGEPLTEESLSTLLGKYGKAITCVCFMGGDASPAEVEQLAAFLHKQTITPVKVGWYSGKSKLPEHFDVSHFQYIKLGPYIESLGGLKSETTNQRLYHIENGIMEDITYRFLPHHSKKIS; encoded by the coding sequence ATGCTCCGGTACGCTGATTATGATATTGTTTTTCAGGAGATACCGGATGAGGTGACATTAGCCATCAACCTCTCCAACTGCCCCAACCATTGTAAAGGGTGCCACAGTGCATATCTGATGGAAGACGTAGGAGAACCATTGACGGAAGAAAGTCTTTCTACCCTGCTCGGTAAATATGGAAAAGCAATTACCTGTGTCTGTTTCATGGGCGGTGATGCTTCACCCGCAGAAGTGGAACAATTAGCTGCTTTTTTACACAAGCAGACCATCACTCCGGTAAAAGTCGGATGGTACTCCGGGAAGAGCAAGCTGCCGGAGCACTTTGATGTATCTCATTTCCAATATATAAAGTTAGGACCTTACATCGAGTCTCTGGGAGGATTAAAATCTGAAACGACCAATCAACGGTTGTACCACATAGAAAATGGAATAATGGAGGATATAACTTATCGTTTTCTCCCCCATCATTCCAAAAAGATTTCTTAA
- a CDS encoding MalY/PatB family protein, producing MKYNFDEIIPRRGTNSYKWDSSADADVLPMWVADMDFRTAPPVVEALKKRVEHGVFGYVRVPDAYYEAITNWFARRHAWRIEKEWIIYTTGVVPAISAAIKALTVPGDKVMVQTPVYNCFFSSIRNNGCEMIANPLVYRNRGYQIDFDDLEKKTSDPKVKLMLLCNPHNPVGRVWSKQELRQIGEICIRNNVFVIADEIHCELVFLGHEYTPFASISEEFLMNSVTFVSPSKAFNLAGLQIANIISADANVRVRIDKAININEVCDVNPFGVEALMAAYNEGEEWLEELKIYLFANYIYLKGYFDEYLPEFPVMMLEGTYLVWVDCSVLNQTSAEIVKDLLKKEKLWVNEGSLYGETGEGFIRINIACPRQRLIEGLNRLKRVLKS from the coding sequence ATGAAATATAATTTCGATGAAATTATTCCACGCAGAGGTACGAATTCCTATAAATGGGATTCGTCCGCAGATGCGGATGTCTTGCCGATGTGGGTGGCTGATATGGATTTCCGTACAGCTCCCCCCGTCGTGGAGGCATTGAAGAAGCGGGTGGAACATGGGGTTTTCGGATATGTACGCGTACCTGACGCATACTACGAAGCGATAACCAATTGGTTTGCACGACGACATGCCTGGCGGATAGAAAAAGAATGGATTATTTATACTACCGGAGTTGTGCCGGCAATATCTGCTGCAATTAAAGCACTGACAGTACCCGGCGATAAAGTGATGGTACAGACGCCTGTATATAACTGCTTTTTCTCCTCTATCCGTAATAACGGGTGCGAGATGATTGCCAATCCTTTAGTATATAGAAACAGAGGGTATCAGATTGACTTTGATGATTTGGAGAAGAAAACTTCCGATCCGAAGGTAAAACTCATGTTGTTATGTAATCCGCATAATCCTGTCGGAAGAGTATGGAGTAAGCAGGAATTAAGGCAGATAGGTGAGATTTGTATTCGGAATAATGTGTTTGTGATTGCTGATGAAATTCATTGTGAATTGGTTTTTCTGGGGCATGAATATACTCCTTTCGCTTCTATATCAGAAGAGTTTCTTATGAATTCGGTAACCTTTGTTTCGCCTAGCAAGGCTTTTAATCTGGCAGGGCTTCAGATAGCCAATATTATTTCTGCAGATGCAAATGTACGGGTGAGAATAGATAAAGCGATTAATATAAATGAAGTTTGTGATGTGAATCCTTTCGGAGTGGAGGCGTTGATGGCTGCTTACAATGAGGGCGAAGAATGGCTGGAAGAACTTAAAATCTATTTGTTTGCGAATTACATCTATTTAAAAGGTTATTTTGATGAATATCTTCCGGAATTTCCCGTAATGATGTTGGAAGGTACATATCTGGTTTGGGTGGATTGCTCGGTCTTGAATCAAACGTCAGCAGAAATAGTAAAAGACTTGTTGAAGAAAGAAAAACTTTGGGTGAACGAAGGCAGTCTGTATGGAGAGACTGGTGAAGGGTTTATCCGTATCAATATTGCGTGTCCGCGACAGCGGTTGATAGAAGGATTAAACAGATTGAAGCGGGTACTGAAATCATAA
- a CDS encoding DUF3737 family protein has product MEQIRNKEYGGERPLFATHDLQLEDVTIHAGESALKECSNIIAINCRFEGKYPFWHTNGFIVKNCLFTEGARAALWYSQSLQMADTLVEAPKMFREMDGIKLENVQLPNALETFWYCRNIELKNVQIDKADYLFIHSENIKIQNYAQNGNYSFQYCKNVEIRNAVINSKDAFWNTENVTVYDSELNGEYLGWHSKNLRLVNCRISGTQPLCYAHDLVMENCTMAEDADLAFEHSSVKATIKSPVHSVKNPRTGSIVAESFGAIILDENIKSPANCELKLWDDLTCFD; this is encoded by the coding sequence ATGGAACAAATAAGAAATAAAGAATATGGAGGCGAACGTCCTCTGTTCGCGACCCACGACCTTCAACTGGAAGATGTAACAATTCACGCCGGTGAATCTGCATTGAAAGAATGTAGTAATATTATAGCAATCAACTGTCGCTTTGAAGGAAAATATCCTTTTTGGCATACCAACGGATTCATTGTGAAAAACTGTCTCTTTACAGAGGGAGCCCGTGCTGCTCTATGGTACTCTCAAAGTCTGCAAATGGCAGATACCTTGGTAGAAGCACCGAAGATGTTCCGTGAAATGGATGGAATAAAACTCGAAAACGTGCAGTTGCCTAATGCTTTGGAAACGTTTTGGTATTGTCGTAATATAGAGCTGAAGAACGTACAGATTGATAAAGCGGATTACCTTTTTATACACAGTGAGAATATTAAGATACAAAACTATGCCCAAAACGGGAACTATTCGTTCCAATATTGCAAGAATGTAGAAATCCGTAATGCAGTTATCAACTCCAAAGATGCTTTCTGGAATACGGAAAATGTAACAGTCTATGATTCCGAGCTGAACGGAGAATATCTGGGCTGGCATTCTAAAAACTTACGTTTGGTAAATTGCAGGATTTCGGGGACTCAACCGCTTTGCTACGCACATGATCTGGTGATGGAAAATTGTACGATGGCAGAAGATGCTGACCTTGCTTTTGAACACAGTAGTGTGAAGGCAACGATTAAAAGTCCCGTTCATAGCGTAAAAAATCCTCGTACGGGAAGTATTGTTGCCGAAAGTTTCGGAGCAATCATTTTGGACGAAAATATTAAATCACCAGCAAATTGCGAATTGAAACTTTGGGACGATCTAACCTGTTTTGATTGA
- a CDS encoding cyclophilin-like fold protein, whose translation MRYYIIAILTMLTLSVGSASCSEDEPIQGTGQQVTPGNGSGSGDNGSNNNGNNPDDNDDNNDDTPVSNNLKITIGPVSFNATLDNNETAKAFKRLLPMTVDMSELHGNEKYYYLSKGLPTASSNPGTIRTGDLMLYGSTCVVLFYETFSTSYTYTRLGRITNPSGLASALGSGGVNVTFEITD comes from the coding sequence ATGAGATACTATATAATAGCAATTCTTACTATGCTGACATTATCGGTCGGTTCCGCATCATGTAGCGAAGATGAACCTATACAGGGAACAGGTCAACAAGTGACTCCGGGTAATGGTTCTGGTTCCGGTGATAATGGCAGTAACAATAATGGCAATAATCCCGATGATAATGACGACAATAACGATGATACCCCAGTGAGCAATAATCTTAAAATAACAATCGGACCTGTTTCATTCAATGCCACATTGGACAATAATGAGACAGCGAAAGCATTTAAGAGACTACTCCCTATGACAGTGGATATGTCCGAACTGCATGGTAATGAAAAATATTATTATCTGTCGAAAGGTTTGCCGACAGCGTCGTCCAATCCCGGGACTATTCGGACAGGTGACTTGATGCTTTACGGTTCCACTTGTGTGGTCTTATTTTATGAAACCTTTTCCACTTCATATACTTATACCCGTTTAGGACGTATAACAAATCCTTCAGGACTGGCCTCCGCCCTTGGTTCAGGAGGCGTAAATGTAACTTTTGAAATAACAGATTAA
- a CDS encoding alpha/beta hydrolase produces the protein MKRILLLTTVFMMMLGTSFSSAQTDADNFYKSDLVSVEKVSFSNQYKMKVAGNLFLPKNMKEGDKYPAIIVGHPMGAVKEQSANLYATKMAERGFVTLSIDLSFWGGSEGEPRNAVLPEVYAEDFSAAVDFLGTRPFVDRNLIGVIGICGSGSFAISAAKIDPRLKAIATISMYNMGTASRNGLKHSLTLEQRKQIMAEAAEQRYAEFLGGETKYTGGTVHQLTEKSSPIEREFYEFYRTQRGKFTPDGATPMTTTHPTLSSNVKFMNFYPFEDIETISPRPMLFITGENAHSREFSEDAYRFAAEPKELYIVPGAGHVDLYDRVSLIPFNKLESFFKEYLKK, from the coding sequence ATGAAACGGATTTTATTATTAACAACTGTATTTATGATGATGCTTGGAACTAGTTTTTCTTCTGCACAGACAGATGCAGATAACTTTTATAAAAGTGATTTGGTAAGTGTGGAGAAAGTTTCTTTTTCCAACCAGTATAAAATGAAGGTAGCCGGAAATTTGTTTCTGCCTAAGAATATGAAAGAAGGGGACAAATACCCTGCAATCATTGTCGGACATCCAATGGGAGCTGTCAAGGAACAGAGCGCGAATCTTTACGCAACGAAAATGGCCGAACGGGGGTTTGTAACACTCTCCATAGACCTGTCTTTTTGGGGTGGGAGTGAAGGCGAGCCGCGCAATGCTGTTCTGCCGGAAGTTTATGCGGAAGACTTTAGTGCCGCAGTTGATTTTTTAGGTACCCGTCCGTTTGTTGACCGGAATCTAATTGGAGTAATCGGTATTTGCGGTAGTGGAAGTTTTGCTATCAGTGCAGCGAAAATAGACCCTCGCCTTAAAGCCATTGCGACAATCAGTATGTACAATATGGGTACGGCTAGCCGTAACGGGTTAAAACACTCATTGACATTGGAACAGAGAAAGCAAATAATGGCTGAAGCGGCAGAACAGCGTTATGCTGAATTTTTAGGTGGAGAAACTAAATATACAGGTGGCACTGTACATCAACTGACAGAAAAGTCCAGTCCGATTGAACGGGAGTTCTATGAGTTCTACCGTACACAAAGAGGAAAATTTACCCCCGACGGAGCAACTCCTATGACCACCACTCATCCTACACTTTCAAGCAATGTGAAATTTATGAATTTCTATCCTTTCGAAGATATTGAGACTATTTCACCCCGCCCTATGCTTTTCATCACCGGTGAAAATGCCCACTCACGTGAATTTAGTGAAGACGCCTACCGATTCGCTGCCGAACCTAAAGAACTGTATATAGTACCCGGTGCCGGACACGTAGATCTTTACGATCGTGTGAGCCTTATTCCATTTAATAAACTGGAATCCTTCTTTAAGGAATATCTAAAGAAATAA
- a CDS encoding MFS transporter, giving the protein MEQKNKLKLNSGGLLVFILTVGVFGIINTEMGVVGILPLIATTFNVSVPQAGWTVSVFALVVAASAPVTPLLFSGINRKKVMLLALGLFTISNVISMFTSNFTVLLIARILPAFLHPVYVSMAFTVAAASVSKEQAPKAVSKVFVGVSAGMVLGVPVTSFIASEVSFSMAMLFFTVANALVFVATILFIPSMPVKEKVSYGAQLSVLKKTTMWYSIIAVTLINGAMFGFFSYMSDYLKKVTEVPYNVISAVLLVYGLANIVGNVMAGKLLSINAKRSIILMPFALLVSYICLFIVGEWIGAMVIVILILGVLAGIASNNMQYMIADAAPEAPDFANGMFLTSANLGTTIGTAICGAFITEMGTRYSVFGSLFFLIASIVFVYLRVRVAHIRKQVNINIVTE; this is encoded by the coding sequence ATGGAACAAAAAAATAAATTAAAACTCAATTCGGGCGGTTTGCTCGTCTTTATCCTTACGGTCGGTGTATTTGGAATTATAAACACCGAAATGGGAGTAGTGGGGATCCTGCCCTTGATAGCCACAACTTTTAATGTTTCCGTACCTCAAGCCGGCTGGACGGTAAGTGTTTTCGCATTGGTGGTGGCTGCGTCAGCCCCTGTGACTCCTTTATTATTTTCGGGGATTAACCGGAAGAAAGTAATGTTGCTGGCATTGGGATTGTTTACAATAAGTAATGTAATATCCATGTTTACCTCTAATTTCACAGTATTGTTGATTGCTCGGATACTTCCCGCTTTCCTGCATCCGGTATATGTCTCTATGGCTTTTACAGTAGCCGCGGCGTCTGTCAGCAAGGAACAGGCTCCCAAGGCTGTTTCTAAAGTCTTTGTCGGTGTGTCCGCCGGCATGGTGCTGGGCGTTCCGGTGACTAGTTTTATTGCCAGCGAAGTTTCGTTCTCCATGGCGATGTTGTTTTTCACTGTTGCAAACGCATTAGTCTTTGTTGCTACGATTCTGTTTATCCCTTCCATGCCTGTAAAAGAAAAAGTATCTTATGGTGCACAGCTTAGCGTATTGAAGAAAACAACGATGTGGTATTCAATTATTGCTGTTACCTTAATTAATGGAGCTATGTTCGGATTCTTTAGCTATATGTCGGATTACCTGAAAAAAGTAACGGAGGTCCCATATAATGTGATAAGTGCAGTGTTGCTCGTATATGGTTTGGCAAATATTGTGGGTAATGTGATGGCGGGGAAACTGCTATCAATAAATGCCAAACGTTCAATTATCCTTATGCCTTTTGCATTATTGGTTTCATATATCTGTCTGTTCATCGTTGGAGAATGGATTGGAGCTATGGTGATTGTCATCCTTATTTTAGGCGTATTGGCGGGTATAGCAAGTAATAATATGCAATATATGATAGCAGATGCTGCTCCCGAAGCACCAGACTTTGCCAATGGAATGTTTCTGACTTCAGCCAATTTAGGAACGACGATTGGTACAGCTATATGCGGAGCTTTTATTACAGAGATGGGCACACGATATTCTGTTTTCGGCTCGTTGTTTTTCCTGATTGCGAGTATTGTATTCGTTTATCTGCGGGTTCGCGTAGCGCATATCCGGAAGCAGGTTAATATCAATATTGTAACAGAATAA
- a CDS encoding flavodoxin family protein — MDRKHFLKSVLLTTGGVLLGGTTIYRCLNSKETTDTSLPSLIDKTHQGNMKKILVIMSAGTKRGNTDRLTDAYIKGLVERGHSVTKVYLGSMRIEGCRGCGVCQRLAHQCTVRDDMQDIYPLFAECDTVVMASPLYFWTITAKLKSFIDRLYAISVDDKYPQKDSVLLMTAGDDNDTTFEQPIRYFRLLNQALGWNEVGLYCAGGSTGCEKLARQIDKVHLENAYKMGLEL; from the coding sequence ATGGATAGAAAGCATTTTTTGAAAAGCGTGTTACTAACAACCGGAGGCGTACTATTAGGTGGTACGACTATTTATCGGTGTTTGAATAGTAAAGAAACGACAGACACTTCACTTCCTTCGCTAATCGATAAAACACATCAGGGAAATATGAAAAAGATACTTGTAATAATGAGTGCAGGCACAAAACGCGGCAATACAGACCGACTGACCGATGCATACATTAAAGGATTGGTAGAGCGCGGACATTCTGTGACGAAGGTTTATCTGGGTAGTATGCGGATAGAAGGGTGCCGGGGATGTGGAGTTTGTCAGCGTCTTGCACATCAGTGTACTGTTCGCGACGACATGCAGGATATATATCCTTTGTTTGCGGAATGTGATACAGTGGTTATGGCTTCTCCTCTTTACTTTTGGACAATCACGGCAAAGCTGAAATCGTTCATTGATAGACTTTATGCCATTTCTGTCGATGATAAATATCCTCAAAAAGATTCGGTATTACTGATGACAGCCGGTGATGATAATGATACGACCTTCGAACAGCCCATACGATATTTTCGTCTTCTCAATCAGGCGTTAGGTTGGAATGAAGTGGGATTATATTGTGCCGGCGGTTCTACCGGATGCGAGAAACTGGCACGGCAGATTGATAAAGTACATCTTGAAAACGCCTATAAAATGGGATTGGAATTATAA
- a CDS encoding helix-turn-helix domain-containing protein: MDKVIKLENVNQYNELYGLETLHPLVSVIDLTKATKTVNHIQMNYGLYALFLKESKSCDIKYGRQYYDYQEGTIVCFAPGQTAGVSTIEDEINPAVYGIIFHPDLIRGTSLGKDIKKYTFFSYAVNEALHLSDQEKEIVMDCLKKISIELEHGIDKHSKALIAMNIELLLNYCMRFYERQFITRNSANKDALTKFEQLLDEYFQDQLPIQNGLPSVKYFADKVYLSPNYFGDMVKKETGKTPQEHIQTKVIELAKERIVDTEETVSQIAYSLGFQYPQHLCRLFKRRVGCTPNEYRNQALA; this comes from the coding sequence ATGGATAAAGTTATAAAACTAGAGAATGTAAATCAGTATAACGAACTGTACGGACTGGAAACATTGCATCCTTTGGTTAGTGTCATCGACTTGACCAAAGCAACGAAAACAGTTAACCATATCCAGATGAACTATGGTCTTTATGCTCTTTTCCTAAAAGAGAGCAAGAGCTGTGACATTAAATATGGTCGTCAGTATTATGATTACCAAGAAGGAACCATTGTCTGTTTTGCCCCAGGTCAGACAGCCGGTGTGAGTACCATTGAAGATGAAATCAATCCGGCTGTTTATGGTATTATTTTCCATCCGGACCTGATTCGCGGCACCTCACTTGGAAAAGATATTAAGAAATATACTTTCTTCTCTTATGCAGTAAACGAGGCTTTACATCTTTCAGATCAGGAAAAGGAAATAGTCATGGATTGCCTGAAGAAAATCAGTATCGAACTTGAGCATGGTATCGATAAACATAGCAAAGCATTAATCGCCATGAATATCGAACTGTTACTGAACTACTGTATGCGTTTTTATGAACGGCAGTTTATCACCCGGAACAGTGCCAATAAAGATGCTCTTACAAAGTTTGAACAACTTCTGGATGAATATTTCCAAGATCAACTTCCCATACAAAACGGGTTACCTTCCGTGAAGTACTTTGCTGATAAAGTCTATCTCTCCCCCAACTACTTTGGTGATATGGTAAAAAAAGAAACAGGAAAAACTCCACAGGAACATATTCAGACCAAAGTAATCGAACTAGCCAAAGAACGTATTGTCGATACGGAAGAAACCGTCAGCCAGATAGCTTATTCGTTAGGATTCCAATACCCGCAACATCTCTGCAGATTATTCAAAAGACGCGTCGGATGCACGCCTAATGAATACAGAAATCAGGCTTTAGCATAA